The genomic region CCGACAATGGCGGTTGCGAAGCCGTGCCAGCTGGTTTCGCCGGCGCAGACGAGGTTGACGACACCTCCCCTGCGCACGAGCTGATCGTGCAACGTGGTGAGGTTCGGCAGGACGATGCCGGCGACCGCACTGGCGATCGCTGATGCCGTGGTCGGCGCACCGATCTGATCGGCCACGATCCGCAGCTCCTTACGCTCGCCGGCGAGCCGCGCGATGGTGCGCAGGAAATTTGTGCCCTTTGCGGCATAAACCCATGAGGTGCGCGCGATCAGGTGCGCCCCGCCCGCCGCCTGGATCGCGGCATCACCGGCAAGCTTGCTGGCGCCGTAGACCGATAGCGGTTCTGTCGGGCTGTCCTCGCGCCACGGCCTGTCGCCCGAGCCATTGAAGACGTAGTCCGTGGAGAAATGCACCAGCGGCACGCGGTTCGCCGCAGCCCATTTGGCCATCACCTCAGGCCCCTTTGCGTTGACCAGGAACGCCTGCTCACGCTCGTCCTCGGCGCGATCGACGGCGGTATAGGCCGCCGGATTGATGATGAGATCGGGCTTCAGGCTCTCAAGCTGGCTCGTCAACATCTCCGGCTTCGACAGATCGAACTCCGCTGTGGGCGGCGCGATGATCGTGCCGTGGCTTTCCAGCAGAGGCTTGAGCGCGCTGCCAACCTGGCCGCGTGTTCCCGTCAACAAGATCCGCATCAGATTTGTCCATAGGTCGGAAGGTTGCTGGCGTCGGCCAGGAGCGGCGCGTCCGCATCCTTGGCCGACAGCTGTGGCTTGTCGACGCCCCATTTGATCCCGATCGCCGGATCATTCCACCGGATCGAGAGCTCGTCCTTGGGGCTGTAGAAATCGTCGCATTTGTAGAAGAAGTCGGCGGTCTCCGAGAGCACCACGAAGCCGTGGGCGAAGCCACGCGGCACCCATAATTGCCGACGGTTGTCCTCGCTCAATTCGACCGCGACATGCTTGCCGAAATTCGGACTGCCGACGCGCACGTCGACGGCAACGTCCAGCACCTTGCCGCGCAGCACAGTCACGAGCTTTCCCTGGGTGAGCGGGTTTTGCAGA from Bradyrhizobium elkanii USDA 76 harbors:
- the rfbD gene encoding dTDP-4-dehydrorhamnose reductase is translated as MRILLTGTRGQVGSALKPLLESHGTIIAPPTAEFDLSKPEMLTSQLESLKPDLIINPAAYTAVDRAEDEREQAFLVNAKGPEVMAKWAAANRVPLVHFSTDYVFNGSGDRPWREDSPTEPLSVYGASKLAGDAAIQAAGGAHLIARTSWVYAAKGTNFLRTIARLAGERKELRIVADQIGAPTTASAIASAVAGIVLPNLTTLHDQLVRRGGVVNLVCAGETSWHGFATAIVGGLRSRGVTLAVENIAPIATADFPTKAVRPGNSRLDLSRLQAQFGVAMPTWQEALARELDAFVQLGAPAHA
- the rfbC gene encoding dTDP-4-dehydrorhamnose 3,5-epimerase, which gives rise to MNVIKTELPEVLIVEPKLFGDQRGFFLETYQSPRYVEHGITRPFVQDNMSRSAYGVLRGLHLQNPLTQGKLVTVLRGKVLDVAVDVRVGSPNFGKHVAVELSEDNRRQLWVPRGFAHGFVVLSETADFFYKCDDFYSPKDELSIRWNDPAIGIKWGVDKPQLSAKDADAPLLADASNLPTYGQI